In a genomic window of Gloeocapsopsis dulcis:
- a CDS encoding chemotaxis protein CheB translates to MNALIQIPQHRIFSQFPNIAFNVVVLAASMGGLKAISTILSALPADFPAAILIVQHLSPKVPSHLPEILSKRTALRVKPAATGDVLRPGTVYVAVPTQHLLVEPNGTLLLSDTPKMNFVRPAADKLFMSVATTYKSRAIAVVLTGSGSDGALGVLSIKKHGGMAIAQDESTSEFFNMPGAAIATGKVDLVLPLEAIASTLVHLVTSAAVA, encoded by the coding sequence ATGAACGCCCTCATCCAGATTCCGCAACACCGCATTTTCTCTCAGTTTCCAAATATTGCGTTTAATGTTGTGGTATTGGCAGCTTCTATGGGTGGCTTAAAGGCAATTAGCACTATTTTGTCTGCATTACCTGCCGATTTTCCGGCGGCTATTCTGATCGTCCAGCACCTCAGCCCCAAAGTTCCCAGCCACCTTCCTGAAATTTTAAGCAAGCGGACAGCGTTGCGAGTTAAGCCAGCCGCAACTGGAGATGTTCTGCGTCCAGGCACCGTCTATGTTGCTGTTCCTACTCAACACCTGCTAGTTGAGCCTAATGGCACGCTGCTGCTTTCAGATACACCCAAAATGAACTTTGTCCGTCCTGCTGCCGATAAACTGTTTATGTCAGTGGCTACCACATACAAGTCACGGGCGATCGCTGTTGTTCTAACAGGTAGTGGCTCTGATGGCGCACTGGGCGTGCTATCAATCAAGAAGCATGGGGGCATGGCGATCGCTCAGGATGAATCGACATCTGAGTTTTTCAACATGCCGGGAGCGGCAATCGCCACAGGAAAAGTAGATTTGGTGTTGCCCCTAGAGGCGATCGCCTCCACACTTGTTCATCTGGTTACATCAGCAGCCGTGGCATAA
- a CDS encoding Crp/Fnr family transcriptional regulator translates to MPIEFVYFPLEGVCSLLSLSSEGQLIEVGTVGNEGMVGLPVFLGVREIPGMSMCQVPGNALRMRAEDLQTQVSCDSLLYNVLHRYTQTLFNFISQSGLCNRLNSIEQRCCRWLLLTRDRVGTDEFPLTHEFLSQMLGVRRAGVSDVAARLQNAGFISYRYGKMTIVDRAGLEATSCECYELIKADFERLISDDNMN, encoded by the coding sequence GTGCCGATCGAGTTTGTTTATTTTCCGTTAGAGGGAGTTTGCTCGTTGCTGTCGCTGTCATCCGAGGGTCAGCTGATTGAAGTGGGAACGGTGGGCAATGAAGGTATGGTGGGGCTACCCGTATTTCTAGGAGTCAGAGAAATTCCTGGGATGTCGATGTGTCAAGTTCCTGGCAATGCTTTGAGGATGCGAGCTGAGGATTTGCAGACTCAAGTCAGCTGTGACTCATTGCTGTATAATGTGCTGCACCGCTACACGCAAACCTTGTTTAATTTCATTTCACAATCAGGACTGTGCAATCGGCTGAATTCGATCGAACAACGCTGCTGCCGCTGGCTGCTCTTGACTCGCGATCGCGTGGGCACCGATGAATTTCCGCTCACCCATGAGTTTTTATCCCAAATGCTAGGGGTGCGGCGGGCAGGTGTGAGTGACGTAGCTGCCAGGTTACAAAACGCAGGCTTCATTTCCTACCGTTATGGCAAGATGACCATTGTGGATCGAGCCGGGTTAGAAGCAACAAGCTGTGAGTGTTATGAACTCATCAAAGCAGACTTCGAGCGCTTAATTAGTGACGATAATATGAATTAA
- the xylB gene encoding xylulokinase has product MLLGIDLGTGSAKALLLATDGTAIGEASSSYPVHAPHPGWAESEPADWWSSVASAVRKAVGNHAGQVQAIALSGQMHGVVLASESGQPLRPAILWADTRSSATLNTYHSLDATILKRLGNPITAGMAGPTLLWLREHEATVYTEARWALQPKDWLRLRLTGEVATEPSDASGTLLYDIVADNWARDAISALNLRCDWLPKIIPSSAIAGYLTEDASEHLGLPVSLPVIAGAADTAAAALGNGLLEPGLVQLTIGTGAQIITPRSQPIIDPRGRTHLYRAAVPNQWYTLAAMQNAGLALEWVRGILGLSWQQVYTKAFSVPPGCEGLTFLPYLTGERTPHLDPYVRGAWVGLGLHHTQAHLMRAALEGVAFALRQGFEALEVTGFKATQVRLAGGGTAEMPWKQLLTDVLRIPLYATTVAAASARGAALLAGIGIGVYADTNDTLKLAATPTLAATPQSVNSALEEAWMRYQSLYPRLKKI; this is encoded by the coding sequence ATGCTGCTTGGCATTGATTTAGGAACAGGCTCTGCTAAGGCATTGCTCCTAGCGACAGACGGAACTGCTATAGGTGAGGCATCAAGCTCCTATCCCGTTCATGCACCTCACCCTGGATGGGCTGAGTCGGAGCCAGCCGATTGGTGGTCATCTGTTGCCTCGGCTGTTAGAAAGGCAGTGGGAAATCACGCTGGGCAAGTACAGGCGATCGCACTTTCAGGACAAATGCACGGTGTTGTCCTAGCTTCGGAGTCGGGTCAGCCCCTGCGTCCTGCTATCCTCTGGGCAGATACTCGCTCTAGTGCCACGCTTAACACTTATCATTCGCTCGACGCCACTATTCTAAAGCGCTTGGGCAACCCGATTACGGCTGGAATGGCGGGTCCAACCTTGTTGTGGCTACGAGAACACGAGGCTACTGTCTACACCGAAGCACGTTGGGCACTCCAGCCAAAAGATTGGCTACGCTTACGGCTGACAGGAGAAGTTGCAACCGAACCATCTGATGCTAGTGGTACTTTGCTTTACGATATTGTGGCGGACAACTGGGCAAGGGATGCAATCTCAGCCCTGAATCTACGTTGTGATTGGTTACCAAAAATTATCCCCTCTAGTGCGATCGCAGGCTACCTGACAGAAGATGCTTCAGAGCATCTTGGCTTACCTGTTAGCTTACCCGTTATCGCTGGTGCTGCGGATACGGCAGCGGCGGCACTTGGTAATGGACTATTAGAACCTGGATTAGTTCAACTAACCATCGGCACAGGCGCTCAAATCATTACACCTCGCTCCCAACCCATTATCGATCCTCGTGGTCGTACACATCTCTATCGAGCCGCCGTACCTAACCAGTGGTACACCCTGGCCGCAATGCAAAATGCGGGGTTAGCGCTTGAGTGGGTGCGAGGTATCCTCGGCTTGAGTTGGCAGCAAGTCTATACTAAAGCGTTTTCTGTTCCCCCAGGATGTGAAGGGTTGACATTTTTGCCATACCTCACAGGCGAGCGAACTCCACACCTTGACCCCTATGTACGCGGCGCATGGGTGGGGCTTGGACTTCATCACACACAGGCGCACCTGATGCGGGCAGCTTTAGAGGGAGTTGCTTTTGCCTTGCGACAAGGTTTTGAGGCACTTGAGGTAACAGGTTTTAAAGCGACACAAGTGCGTTTAGCAGGCGGTGGAACGGCAGAAATGCCTTGGAAACAATTACTGACTGATGTATTGAGAATACCCCTCTATGCAACTACAGTTGCTGCTGCTTCCGCGCGTGGTGCTGCTCTATTGGCGGGTATAGGTATTGGCGTATACGCAGATACTAATGACACGCTCAAACTGGCAGCCACACCAACGCTTGCTGCAACTCCCCAATCAGTTAATTCAGCCCTAGAAGAGGCTTGGATGCGATATCAATCCCTTTACCCACGACTTAAAAAAATCTGA
- a CDS encoding glycosyltransferase family A protein has protein sequence MKLEGDFKVSVYREVNGGNNREIISEQNFSKCQFSDPVKILPINFLQTENAGRIYFEITCSSEHGAFKEAWIATDENKAKEVSLGIIICTFKKEAYIKNTLTTIFQDKLLETKDFKLFIVDNGRTLDKADFTEPKLKLVPNINAGGSGGFTRGLVEALEENVYSHFLLMDDIELESGWCSRSGV, from the coding sequence TTGAAACTTGAAGGAGATTTTAAAGTTTCTGTTTACAGAGAAGTTAATGGAGGAAATAACAGAGAGATTATTTCTGAACAAAACTTTTCAAAATGTCAATTCTCAGATCCTGTAAAAATCTTACCAATAAATTTCCTTCAAACTGAAAATGCTGGCAGAATATATTTTGAAATAACCTGTTCTAGTGAACACGGTGCATTTAAAGAGGCGTGGATAGCAACTGATGAAAATAAAGCTAAAGAAGTATCGTTGGGAATTATCATTTGCACATTCAAAAAAGAGGCTTATATAAAAAATACATTAACTACTATTTTTCAAGATAAATTACTAGAAACTAAGGACTTCAAATTATTTATTGTTGATAATGGTAGAACTTTAGACAAAGCTGATTTCACAGAGCCCAAGCTGAAACTCGTTCCCAATATAAATGCAGGTGGAAGTGGTGGTTTTACTAGAGGGTTAGTTGAAGCTTTAGAGGAGAACGTCTACTCTCATTTTTTGCTTATGGATGATATAGAGTTAGAAAGTGGGTGGTGTTCTAGATCTGGTGTTTAG
- a CDS encoding DUF2808 domain-containing protein has translation MKFLNPSVLLSTTLVLTAISGTTPQVTQAVQLRDGTVYFVQPPDLVAATTTVNGVSAWGATYYFTINIPKNADEPLQRVTITQRGGSDNVRFRLDDSRAFEGTRDRRGTQLTLGEVTRDCTKCSARGDRDTRTVNVTLDPPVAPGRTITIGLRPVRNPLFSGVYLFGVTAFPPGEKAHGQFLGFGRFHFYGNDRPFFMWR, from the coding sequence ATGAAATTTCTGAACCCTAGTGTTTTGCTTAGTACAACACTTGTCTTGACGGCGATAAGTGGAACCACGCCGCAAGTGACGCAAGCAGTTCAATTAAGAGACGGTACAGTTTATTTTGTGCAACCGCCAGATTTAGTCGCGGCAACAACAACAGTTAACGGCGTTAGTGCTTGGGGTGCAACGTACTACTTCACAATTAATATTCCCAAGAATGCTGATGAACCCTTGCAAAGAGTCACAATTACACAGCGCGGCGGCAGTGATAATGTTCGCTTTAGACTTGATGACAGCCGTGCGTTTGAGGGAACACGCGATCGCCGAGGTACACAATTAACTTTAGGCGAAGTCACGCGCGATTGCACGAAGTGCAGCGCCAGAGGCGATCGCGATACCAGAACTGTTAATGTCACACTTGACCCGCCAGTTGCTCCAGGAAGAACAATTACAATTGGCTTACGTCCTGTCCGTAATCCGCTATTTTCTGGTGTTTACTTATTTGGTGTCACAGCATTTCCCCCTGGAGAAAAAGCCCACGGTCAATTTCTTGGCTTTGGGCGGTTTCACTTCTACGGCAACGATAGACCGTTTTTTATGTGGAGATAG
- a CDS encoding RNA-guided endonuclease TnpB family protein, with the protein MVRLSGRERRFQQWMNHNISKTIIRSAKQQNAVVAIEDLTGIRERTNSYLRNKTERRRSNCWSFYQLRMFLEYKGVREGVEVIAVPPAYTSQTCHRCLHIGLRSDKKFKCGNCNWSGDADFNGAKMISLLGLSVNQPARGSSYLCCPLSIDSSGLLKSPAILSLG; encoded by the coding sequence TTGGTACGGCTATCGGGGCGCGAGAGACGATTCCAACAGTGGATGAATCACAACATATCAAAGACTATCATTCGTAGCGCTAAACAGCAGAATGCAGTAGTGGCGATTGAAGATTTAACTGGCATCAGGGAAAGAACCAATTCATATCTACGCAACAAAACAGAACGTCGTAGGTCTAACTGTTGGTCTTTCTACCAACTGCGAATGTTTTTGGAATACAAGGGCGTTCGAGAAGGGGTCGAGGTAATAGCAGTACCTCCAGCCTACACTTCTCAGACTTGCCACCGCTGTCTGCATATCGGCTTGCGTTCCGACAAGAAGTTCAAGTGCGGTAACTGCAATTGGTCTGGGGATGCCGACTTTAACGGAGCAAAAATGATAAGTCTATTGGGGCTGTCTGTAAACCAGCCCGCTAGAGGTTCGAGTTATTTGTGCTGTCCTCTCAGTATAGATAGCTCAGGGCTACTTAAAAGCCCCGCGATTCTATCGCTGGGGTAG
- a CDS encoding Uma2 family endonuclease codes for MIAQALPSGLVVSGVSMVTTRALAEQRVVLRSISWQTFTAMLNEMGEERTTRFAYLDGMLEIMTPLGEHENTNRFIDDLIRVLADELNLNLKKFGSLILKRENMRRGAEPDSCYYISNEPRVRNKRNIDLNIDPPPDLVVEIDITNSLMDKRPIYAAVGVPEIWHYNGRSLQVFILSEPNSIYTPTQQSPTFPLLDLNMVPQLIEQSLIDGETKTLRSFRAWIQQQLNKASD; via the coding sequence GTGATCGCCCAAGCGTTACCGAGTGGTTTAGTCGTATCAGGGGTAAGTATGGTGACAACACGAGCATTAGCCGAACAAAGAGTTGTTCTTAGAAGCATTAGTTGGCAAACATTTACAGCCATGCTGAATGAAATGGGCGAGGAGCGCACTACACGCTTTGCTTATCTTGATGGAATGCTGGAAATTATGACTCCACTAGGAGAGCATGAAAATACGAATAGATTTATTGACGATCTAATTCGAGTATTAGCTGATGAACTCAATCTTAATCTCAAAAAGTTTGGCTCACTGATTCTCAAGCGCGAAAACATGAGACGTGGAGCCGAACCTGATTCGTGTTATTACATTTCTAACGAACCACGTGTGAGGAATAAACGTAATATTGATCTAAATATTGATCCACCTCCCGACTTGGTGGTGGAAATTGATATAACCAATAGTTTAATGGATAAACGTCCGATTTACGCCGCTGTCGGTGTTCCAGAAATTTGGCATTATAATGGGCGATCGCTTCAGGTTTTCATATTATCTGAACCCAATTCGATCTACACCCCAACGCAACAGAGTCCTACTTTTCCGCTTCTCGATCTGAATATGGTTCCGCAGCTAATTGAACAAAGTCTGATTGATGGTGAAACGAAGACTTTGCGTTCTTTCCGCGCATGGATACAACAGCAATTAAATAAAGCTTCTGACTAA
- a CDS encoding type II toxin-antitoxin system PemK/MazF family toxin translates to MAAFVKGDVVVVPFPFSDLISTKRRPALVVAELTRNDLILCLITNQTANDSYTTLIEDDDFETGSLNKTSYVKSNRVFTANEQIIAYKAGTLTSEKTNEVIDKLIAIFQQ, encoded by the coding sequence ATGGCAGCATTTGTAAAAGGAGATGTAGTGGTTGTCCCTTTTCCCTTCTCAGATTTAATTAGTACCAAAAGACGACCTGCTTTGGTGGTTGCTGAACTAACCAGAAATGATTTGATTCTCTGCTTAATTACCAACCAAACTGCAAATGACAGCTATACAACATTAATTGAAGACGATGATTTTGAAACGGGTAGTTTAAATAAAACCAGTTACGTTAAATCTAACCGAGTGTTCACTGCTAATGAACAAATCATTGCTTATAAAGCAGGAACATTAACCTCGGAAAAAACAAATGAGGTTATTGACAAATTGATTGCAATATTCCAACAGTAA
- a CDS encoding DUF2281 domain-containing protein, with protein MKHHQKKDNMSINIKEQLLKEIEKASDSTLKEVLDFLLFIKSRELQQEQLEISLLSEPILAEDWLTPEEDEAWQHL; from the coding sequence GTGAAGCACCACCAAAAAAAAGACAACATGAGCATCAATATCAAAGAGCAATTATTAAAAGAGATAGAAAAAGCATCTGATTCTACCTTGAAAGAAGTATTAGACTTTTTGCTGTTTATCAAGTCTAGAGAGCTTCAGCAAGAGCAGCTTGAGATTAGCCTACTGAGTGAGCCGATTTTAGCGGAAGATTGGTTAACTCCAGAAGAGGATGAAGCATGGCAGCATTTGTAA
- a CDS encoding FAD-dependent oxidoreductase: MSLTEEILSQLPGDVLNGLRRTDRLLTSIREGNTPVPTAIAQNHQVLEKIDWDVVICGGTLGILIGCSLAQLGWRVALLERGILRGRDQEWNISRKELEVFLELNLLTTAELEQAIATEYNPARVSFHQGTEVWVSDVLNVGVDPVYLLETLKSKFLAAGGRLFENTPFASATVHPDGVAVKTPGNDELIKTRLLLDAMGYGSPIVQQARQGKKPDGACLVVGSCATGFPQNDTGDLLVSFTPLQQQCQYFWEAFPARDGRTTYLFTYMDTYPERPSLENLFEDYLRLMPKYQNIELNQLQLQRALFGFFPSYQHPLRLPWNRILPVGDSSSSQSPVSFGGFGAMIRHLKRLTFGIDEALSCDRLSVKALALLQPYQPNISVTWLFQKAMSVGVDQKVDPDQINQLLSAVFQKMHVLGDSVLKPFLQDIVQFPALTKTLLKVGFTHPILVAKVIPQVGLNNLLIWMIHYLNLGIYTSLFHFIPLHLWSKNLPPIPRYYCHRLIDAWKYGCGSDYSA; the protein is encoded by the coding sequence ATGAGCCTTACCGAAGAAATCCTTTCCCAATTGCCTGGTGATGTCCTGAATGGCTTACGCCGTACAGATCGCTTGCTGACATCAATTAGAGAGGGAAATACCCCAGTTCCCACAGCGATCGCTCAAAATCATCAGGTTTTGGAAAAAATTGATTGGGATGTTGTTATTTGCGGTGGAACGTTAGGAATTTTAATTGGCTGCAGTTTAGCGCAATTGGGATGGCGAGTTGCATTGCTTGAAAGAGGAATCTTGCGTGGTAGAGATCAAGAGTGGAATATTTCGCGTAAAGAGTTAGAAGTTTTTTTGGAGTTAAATCTACTCACTACAGCAGAGTTAGAACAAGCGATCGCCACAGAATATAACCCTGCCCGTGTTAGCTTCCATCAGGGTACAGAAGTCTGGGTAAGCGATGTGTTAAATGTTGGTGTCGATCCAGTTTATTTATTAGAAACGCTCAAATCAAAATTTCTAGCGGCTGGGGGTAGATTATTTGAGAACACACCTTTTGCTAGTGCAACAGTGCATCCGGATGGTGTAGCCGTCAAAACTCCAGGAAACGACGAACTAATTAAGACGCGCTTACTCCTGGATGCGATGGGATATGGTTCCCCAATTGTTCAGCAAGCAAGACAAGGGAAAAAACCTGATGGCGCTTGCTTAGTTGTCGGAAGTTGTGCTACTGGCTTTCCCCAAAATGACACGGGAGACTTACTTGTCTCTTTTACACCGCTACAGCAGCAATGTCAGTACTTTTGGGAAGCTTTTCCTGCACGCGATGGCAGAACGACATATTTGTTTACTTACATGGATACTTACCCTGAACGTCCTAGCTTAGAAAATTTGTTTGAGGATTATCTCCGCTTAATGCCAAAGTATCAAAATATAGAATTAAATCAGTTACAACTGCAAAGAGCGCTGTTTGGTTTTTTTCCCTCTTATCAACATCCGTTGCGTCTACCGTGGAATCGGATCTTACCTGTTGGAGATAGTAGTAGTAGTCAGTCTCCCGTTAGCTTTGGTGGGTTTGGGGCTATGATCCGTCACCTTAAGCGGTTAACTTTTGGCATTGATGAAGCGCTAAGTTGCGATCGCCTTTCTGTAAAAGCTTTAGCACTTTTACAACCCTATCAACCCAATATCAGTGTTACCTGGTTATTCCAAAAAGCAATGAGTGTTGGTGTAGATCAAAAAGTTGATCCCGATCAAATTAATCAACTCTTGTCAGCCGTATTTCAAAAAATGCATGTTTTAGGAGACTCTGTATTAAAACCATTTTTGCAAGATATTGTGCAGTTTCCGGCTTTAACAAAGACACTTTTAAAAGTAGGATTCACACATCCAATATTAGTTGCTAAAGTCATTCCTCAAGTTGGATTAAATAATTTATTAATCTGGATGATTCATTATTTAAATTTAGGAATATACACCAGCTTATTTCACTTTATCCCATTACATTTATGGAGTAAAAACTTACCACCAATACCGCGTTACTACTGTCATAGATTAATTGATGCGTGGAAATATGGTTGTGGTAGTGATTACTCAGCTTGA
- a CDS encoding beta-ketoacyl-ACP synthase: MDVVVTGIGLVSSLGTSLETSWYNLVAGNSGVRVQHPFPELKPRPLALITRQPAKLSYLTQRVVSSAIKDAGLQLPLSECGVVIGSSRSHQALWEDLARQIYGQRDQQDDTQVIKLEHWLETLPHQQAIAVAHQIGAKNTVLAPMAACATGLWAIAQAYELIQMGQCQSAIAGAVEAPITPLTLAGFQQMGALAQTGAYPFDRYREGLVLGEGAAVFVLESAKSAQKRQAKIYGQILGFSLMCDAYHPNTPEPRSKSAIAAIKQCLERSKLSPTDIDYIHAHGTATKLNDQNEANLLQTLFPQGVAVSSTKGATGHTLGASGALGTAFCLMALHHQLLPPCVGLQAPEFDLDFVTTPRQGRIHSTLCLSFGFGGQNAVVALGKFNH; encoded by the coding sequence CAACATCCATTTCCTGAACTAAAACCACGACCATTAGCACTCATAACACGACAGCCAGCTAAGTTAAGTTACCTCACTCAGCGAGTTGTGTCATCTGCGATTAAAGATGCAGGATTACAGCTACCATTGTCAGAGTGTGGCGTAGTCATTGGCTCAAGCCGCAGTCATCAAGCGTTATGGGAAGATTTGGCGCGACAGATATACGGGCAGAGAGATCAGCAAGACGATACTCAAGTCATCAAACTAGAACACTGGCTAGAAACATTGCCGCATCAGCAGGCGATCGCAGTTGCACATCAAATTGGGGCAAAAAATACGGTGTTAGCACCTATGGCAGCGTGTGCAACCGGACTTTGGGCAATTGCGCAGGCTTATGAATTGATTCAAATGGGACAATGCCAAAGCGCGATCGCAGGTGCGGTGGAAGCACCGATTACACCATTGACATTAGCTGGTTTTCAACAAATGGGGGCACTGGCACAAACTGGGGCTTATCCTTTTGATCGGTATCGAGAAGGACTAGTTTTAGGAGAAGGCGCTGCTGTTTTTGTATTGGAGTCGGCAAAGTCAGCACAAAAACGTCAGGCAAAAATCTACGGTCAAATTCTTGGTTTTAGTTTGATGTGTGATGCGTATCATCCAAATACACCAGAACCTAGAAGCAAAAGTGCGATCGCAGCTATCAAGCAATGTTTAGAGCGTAGCAAATTGTCTCCAACAGATATTGACTATATTCACGCCCACGGTACAGCTACTAAGCTTAACGATCAAAACGAGGCGAATTTACTCCAAACCTTGTTTCCCCAAGGTGTTGCTGTCAGTTCCACAAAGGGAGCAACAGGACACACTCTAGGCGCTTCTGGTGCTTTAGGTACGGCTTTTTGCTTAATGGCATTACACCATCAGTTATTACCACCATGCGTAGGCTTACAAGCACCGGAGTTTGATTTAGATTTTGTCACTACACCGCGTCAAGGTAGAATTCACTCGACTCTCTGTCTAAGTTTTGGTTTTGGTGGGCAAAATGCTGTAGTAGCCTTGGGAAAATTTAATCATTGA